Below is a window of Jaculus jaculus isolate mJacJac1 chromosome 23, mJacJac1.mat.Y.cur, whole genome shotgun sequence DNA.
TGCAAGTGTTCTGATTTATAGAATACTATAGGAGAAAATGGTGTAGAGCAGATTTCCATTTCTCAAGAGAAGAATTTACATTCAACATAAACAATCATTTAACTAGAAAACAGTGgacttttcattctttatttgcaGATGGAACATTATCAAACCTATAGATTAATCAAAAGTGGCCCATCTTTTGTCTTTTATCTCAATCTATAAAAGTTCAGGATTATTATGATGACAGTTAGAACCTTCAGAGTCAGCATGACACCTTGTTCAATGCATACTGCATTACAAATAAGAAAGggtacaagctgggcgtggtggcgcacgcctttaatcccagcactcgggaggcagaggtaggaggattgccatgagttcaaggccaccctgagatgacagaattaattccaggtcagcctggaccagagtgagaccctacctcgaaaaaaaaaaaaaaaaccaaaaaaaagaaagggtacagttttttaaatattttatttttatttatttatatattatgacagagaaattgggagagagaaagagagagagagaacacatcagggccttcagccactgcaaaagaactccagatgcatgcacctccttgtgcatctggcaaacatgggtcctggaggatcgaacctgggtcctttggctttgcaggcaaacgccttaactactaagtcatccctccagcccaaaggggTACAGTTTTATGAAATATCCCAAGCCACCAATCTGGCTGTAGTTTGAATTCTATATGAAAATTACTACCTCTTTCCTTATCCCCCAACCTAGTGCTATATCTTCAAATCCTTGCAAGTGTACATTTAGAACCAAAGCCTTACTTGGAATTTAGAATATATGCTGTCTTTTCTAATGCAAAGGCTGGTTTTAGAATttctctactttttattttttgccattttatgGTATTATGACCAAAAGGATGTGTCCCTAGGTTTATAACCCCTCCAGTGGTGATTAGGAAAACTAAAGACTACTCTGGTGAGCATTGGTTTGCTCGTGACGCTGATGAGACATTTCATCCTGCAACCAAGAAACACAGTACTTCATAATCTATTGACTTACAAGCAGAAAGGATTTCATCTCTTTTGTCACTAAAGCAAGCACCTTCCTGTTCGCAGTGGGTCAGTACAATTGTCCAGACCAGCCTAAGTTCTCCATGTCATCAGATGTCCATGCGTCCTCCTGCTCAGACGACTGGGTCGCACACCGAAGGAAATGCTATCTGTTTTCCACTACCACAAATAGTTGGACCTTGGCCCAAAACTCTTGTTCCAAACATGGTGCTACTCTTGCTGTGATCGATTCTGAAAAGGACATGGTAAGATtcataaatgtttataaaatactgctattttttatttatttgagatagagagaaggaggggggcagagagagaatgggcacaccaaggcctctagccactgcaaacgaactccagacgcatgtgccactgtgtgcatctggcttacgtgggacctggagaatcgaacctgggtccttaggtctctcagacaagtgccttaactgctaagccatctctccagcccccaaatattgctattttatttaGCTCATCAGTAGTTTCTCTGTAGTCCTTTCTAAATGAAAACTCAGGCACCTATCTCACAGGTAGGACAATGTGGTCACAGAGAGCTGTGTGAGCAACCTGACGTCACAGTGAAAATTCAGTTTAGTCTCCTACGTGTAATTTGATAGCTTAGTTTCATAGgtcaggacttcaaaggagctgACCCTGTACAGAAATAACATGCTCAGCTGTGATATGTGGTCACATCTATACCATAACTTCATTGTTCCCTAAGATCTTTCTCAAGCGATATGCTGGCAGAAGTGATCACTGGATTGGGCTACAAAATGCAGCTGGAAGGATGTGGAAATGGTCAAATGGCAAAGAATACCACACCTGGTAAGTCCCAGGAAACCCTCCGTCCTCCCCGCTGCTGGCAGCTAAGGGCTCAGGAAAATGCCCCCTGcctgctttctttcctctttttaaaaattttttttgtttagttttatttaatttatttatttatttatttatttatttatttatttatttatttatttgagagcgacagacacagaaagacagatagagggagagagagaatgggcgcgccagggcttccagcctctgcaaacgaactccagatgtgtgcgcccccttgtgcatctggctaacgtgggacctggggaaccgagccttgaaccagtgtccttaggcttcacaggcaagcgcttaaccgctaagccatctctccagccctagttttatttatttatttgaaagtcacagacagagaaagaggcagagagagagagagaataggcatgccagggcctccagccactgcaaacgaaccccagatgcgtgcgcccccttgtgcatctggctaacgtgggtcctggggaatcgagcctcgaaccgaggtccttaggcttctctccagccctgctttcttttctctttaagtCCTTGCTTTTCCTCCTGGTCACAGCTCTGTTTTCTTGGCTGTGCATGCTCCTTGGAATCATTAAAACACTCTTTAGTATGAGCTTTTGTTTTGCCCACTTAGGATTTATTTATAACTCATTTTAGTGTGAGTGACTGTCCTTGGGAAAGTTTTCCAAGCACACATCTGATGATCATGGATGAGATGATTATTGAAAcatattttcctatttctcttttccAGTTCCCATTCCCTCAGGAATTAAGACAAAACAGTATTTACAGCAACTAGTTAGAAGTCCCTGTGAACTTAAGAAACCTTCCCCAGCAGTAAAGATAGTGAGCCTGACGTCCTTACTTACAGCCCCGGCGTATTTAAGGTTTTGAAGGCCGTCATGTAAACTTGACACTGATCTTTGCCAACCGAAaagccaaaactaaataaatattttgctttCTTGATAATTACTAATACAAAAC
It encodes the following:
- the LOC101611728 gene encoding early activation antigen CD69-like → MTSEDYTVTESSSVHLERGQKRHDSGFQFETHHEGSLRVPIPCAVLTVFLITTLIIALVALLVGQYNCPDQPKFSMSSDVHASSCSDDWVAHRRKCYLFSTTTNSWTLAQNSCSKHGATLAVIDSEKDMIFLKRYAGRSDHWIGLQNAAGRMWKWSNGKEYHTWLNWTESEKCAFLNNTDVNSAQCEKKLHWICSKPSR